The stretch of DNA GGAGACGGATCATACAGAGGCTGCTTGttgctgattgtgtgtgtgggcatgcAACTATTTGTAAGTGCCTAACTTTTCTATTTgtaatgtgttttattgtctgtGTGGGATGCTAACAATGACAAGTATGCATGTTCTTTACCATTTAGCAAAGTAGTTTTATGTAAGAGCATGGCGATTTTTGCAGAGTCCGCATAGTTTATTTACGGCATtttattgtcgattaatctgccgattattttctcgatccagttgtttggtctatataaAATATCAGAAGTGGTGAAAATtgtcaatcagtgtttcccaaagcccaagatgacgtcctcaaatgtcttgttttgtccacaactcaaagatatttagtttactgtcccagaggagaaaagaaaccagaaaatattcacatttaagaagcttaATCAATAATCTATGCAGCTCTAGCTTAAATATTGCTGCATTTATTCCTTTTAACGCTTCATATATTTCCATTGCTGCTTATAAAAATAAGTGAGAGAAGATGATGTATATTGTAAATTAATACCATAaggttaaagttttttttatttactactGATAATGTTTATTTAGCACATGTGTAGTTGTGAAGTTTCCCTTAGTATTAAGGATTTTAACTATATCGGTGTGCCTGTAACACACAAGATATCAAATTATTATTAGAACCCCATGATATTAATTGAGCACATTCATGTTCCCAGATGGATAACTGCCTCTGGTTCCAATGATCACATCGGTCTTTCCTGTATCACCACTCTCAGGACAATCTTACATTTTTAGTTCCACTATTGATAACCCTGTATAAATAGCATCTTCAAGGGGACGCTGGAGTTACTTCAGATTTTTAGTCTTGCTATCTTTTGTGAGTGACAGAATGTAATAACATGACAGTGGTGATGAGAGAGTTACCTTTTGCTGCAGGATGTAAAGTGAAGTTACAGCATTTATTCCATTATGCGCTGTCATTTTTGGAAGCACATCATCTGTGGCAAAGAACAAAACATTTCTCTTCTGGCCTCATCCTAGATTAGCTGATCACTATTTGTATTAACTCTCGTCACAGTGGAATATTAAGTCAGTATGACGATACCGTACCTGTGTGATTGATTGGTGAGAGATCAGCGTGGTCATAAAGGCGGGTGAGAGGCTTTCTAGCTGGATGTCTTTTCCTAAAGACAAAATGTCAATGCATCAATGTTGTGTTATTTGCACCCCAGAGTTGCCTTTCTAAAGTCAGTCTTGTGCTTTTTAGGGTTGATTTTAAAACTTGTTAGCAATTCTTACTTTTTGGAAGGCGTCCAGCAGGCACATACTGTTACCAaggtgatgaggaggaagatgcCGCCCGTGGAAAGGATGATATAGAGAGAGCTTCTTCCTGGTAGGATATGCAAAATTACAGTTGAAAAGCATAAACAGTGAACAGAACAACACAAAGACTTACATGAAAGGATTTTACAGAATATGAttgttgaatatatattttaaaaaatctgcTCGGGGGATTTATGCCATGGTTTTGGTTGTGTCCCACTTGCGATAATAGAGGACCAGGTGAAAAAACCCTGCAGTCAAGGGGGGTAGCTACAGCTTACACCGGGCATGATAAAGACATGGACGAAAAAATGTGCCAGTTCTCCATCGAATATGGATCAATAGAAATATCCGTTGGCAACGATAGATGGAAAGCCATCCTGCCGACGTTTCGGGACCACattggtggggattgctgtAGTCGAAGTACAcatggtgatacactggtaatgaggtttaaccatgtatccagctaactTAAATAgttcatgttactgtattgtgtgaacagttaatttaatattgtatgtggcgacTTCTTTaacggggtgcaaatgttccaccaaaacacgactattttgcaaagGCAACCATTGCTGCTTCCGGAGCTTAGTGccgtccaagacgattgtgattggtttaaagaaattcaaacaacccagagtgtttttttctcctatcccacaatgtatctgtggtgtagccagaccttactccacagcgctgtggacaatgcgagactactaccCGGATAGCTCTTCAGTGTTCTCCGGTCTGATAAATATGTATAGATAACATCTCTTATGGTGCTTCCCATCCGTGTCACTGTGTCTAGCATGATGTGTTTAACTATTGTTGGCACTGCCAACTGATAACTGAGACAGTATCACTTACTGTAGACAGTCAGTCTGATAGGCAGGCTTGTCACATTGCCCACAGGATTCTCCACTGCACAGCTGTAGGTGTCATCATCTCCCATCAACACTCGTGTGATGGTCAAGAACTTCTGGTCAGGGGACAACACAAACCTCGTCATATTGGTCAGCGGCTTTCCACCTTTGAACCACCTGTATGTAGTCCTGGTTCCATTTTCATGGGAGCAGTTGAGGACGACGTTTTCGCTGAGCTCCAGGACTGACGAAGCCTCCATGTGGATATAGGGCCTGGATATAGACTCTGAATATAGGTGACAGATAAATAGATAAAACAGTTTCTAAACATGTAAATAGACATGCCACCAGAAAATAGAACAatttcagttcagtttcagTTATTGGTCAGATGTAGGCTAtctggggcgggagcaagaaagtaaatacaggaagaaggtcctggaCGTCTCCATGGTTAAAACAGCTCATTTCAATACTTTTTCAGACATTGTTTTGCGAGTGAAGTTACTACATAtgctctgccggcgtctgtctTAAACTTTAGCAATggctggtttgaccacagaAATGCGAGTGACGGCGAGCTTGaccgcagtctatttctgtaagagaaacattgcaagctgctacagtctGCATGCTCTGCTCTGCCACATCGCAGATTGCAAAGcccacctgactacaggagctGTTTGgctcagacttgcggagtacaCATAGTTGGGGCGGTTCGAGGTCAGATCACATtttaaccacaaacaaacttctCCAGAGTTTGTTTGAAAGTGCTTTTTTGGTCCACTTTTGGTGCGCACCCGAGTGCGATTGTTGTAttcacacctgcccaaacgaaccgcacaAAGAGGGACAACGAACTCTGGTGTGATTCAATATTTAATCCAATTTCTGGAGTTTGATTTGAGTCTAAGTCAAagacatgtattttttttatgaccCTGGTTCAGACTTaggagaaaaaagtgatttaaccATTACATTACAACTCGTACAATATCACTTTTCTTCCTACCATCCACAGTGAGCGTGATGCTGCCCTCTCCTGTAAAGGTATCATCTGTGATCGAGATCTCCACGTCATAAGTTCCGTCATCAGAGATTCGGAGGTTGTGGAGAAGCAGAGTCCCATTCTCAAATACCAGGATGCGGTCACGATACTCAGGCCTCAGGGTCCCAATGATGTCAGTTCCAATCGACTGGACAACAGTGACAGACTTTTCCCTCTTGAGCTGCCACTTGATGACCGGCAGGTCGAGGCTGAAGCTATTGTAACGGACAGACAGCAGGGCCTCCCCCCCTAGTGTTCCTCTAATGAGAGTGTTGGGGATAGTCATATTCACTGCCAGCACCCCACCTGCAGAgaaacacaggagagaaactaCGTTAGAtttcagggtttcccccagaaaagttgtttagcccggTGGCAAGTGTCCCTCTGTGACGAGGGCCCGGCTGGagccagtcacagactgatggcagcattaatgtagagtCCAATATATTCTGTAATAACAGAATCATTGACGGAATTgcgaaattgagaatttaaaaagctataagacagattccatagggccctacgttaagtcagtgctaaaagctaactggagatttgaataTATGACTATGTCTAAGTTTTCAACCGAGCCATCTTACTGTACCTGTAGTTTAAAATGaattcccagtggcttaggcctggtggAGGGCAATTTAGGCCCGGTAGGCCACCAGGCTTGCAGaacactgggggaaaccctggattttctttttcatgtcCACACCATTCCAACATAGGCCTAGCTCTTGTACAAGTTAAATGATACCTCCATGATCGCACGTGAATTGCACAAAAGAACATCTTGTCAGGCTCCAACCtaatgcatttgtgtctgaactaccagctttaaaaacaacaatggcggacctgatagacagatggttcatccaatcacctgccagatatttttttgaaagtgcctgcccttttccaaacagttttcaatgacggcttctcagatggttctgtatTAACAAGCCACCTGGCGCGTCAGGTTAGCTCTACTGAACTCGGGAGCAGAAACTACAGGAGCAGTGAAGTTGAGAAAAAGAGTTTAAAGTTTTTAGGCCAGAAAACTGTGACATACATTTagctgccagtttattaggtacaacTAGCTAAAACGAATGCAGTCTAATAtaacagtcctgcaataaatcctaaattataaccttcatgaaggtaggatttattACAGGattgttgtattagactgcattcgTTTGAGCTGTACCTAATCTGGCAACTGAGTGGAGAAATGTTGTAATGCCTTAATATTacgctattttttttttttttgggttcaTTTTTTCACCCCCAAAAAGAATTGCCACACATAATACCTAAAAATGCACATCCTGCACTTCAATCTTCACAAAATGCTGAAAATGTATGTATctacaaacaaaatgtgttattttagccctttgtttttgttaaagaaaaacaacaactttatcTTGATTATTTACAGTCCATAGCTTAAAAGAAGATAAATGCTAGGTGCTTGTCTGTCCAAGTGCtattaattatgtatgtattcaaatatattttagtGTTATTTTACAAGCTTGGAAGTAAGTGTTGATAAACAAAGAAACACCAAGAGGAATCTACCCGTCAGCAAGATGTTTCTAGCTGTTATACCTACAGCTATTTATAGTTTCACATAGTCTACTCTTTCACTATCATGTTgctgagaattaaaaaaatcctCAGGAACAGCCCCCTTTATTGTTCTTTGTGCCTGGGGTCTATTGTTACCCCAGACACAATGTTGATATTGGACAATTCTGCAAACTGCAAATTTcttaagataaaaaaacaagattatttatttatataacgtCTGCACATGGCAAAAACAGACATTAAATGTCGGTCCTCAGTGGGATGCAAACTCTGTCTACTGCATTAAAGTTGGGATGAGCTACACACCCATCCAGCACCCTGACTCCACACTCTAGTCACACTATTCTGCATTGCTACATAAAGGACACACCAATTCCTGCATTGGTACTAACTGTTGGCATTGGACAACAGTACACTGTGTACGTTTGAATCATccaatttaaatgtaatttttaagGATACCGCTGTCTATTGAAATAGCTTCATGAACGATTTTTGCACACAGGCGAGATGTAAATAGTCGTGATTATATATTGTACATGTaagttttcttgttttttcaaCTACAGTAAGCGATACAGTAGTTGGCTGAAGGTTTAGTGGGCACCACGCCCCATCTCTGCTGTATACTGGATCCAGTTTGCATGGCAGAGCCACATTACCATGGGAACAGCTGTCAGTCCTTGGGATGGGCCAGCATTAGCCAACAAAAGTGGGGATTGTTTGGCAAAAATGTCCTTCTTGGCAGTTCATGAAAAGAACACTGGGAAAAATCCAGATGCCATCCTAGTTTTGCAGAAACAGAGCAACTCAGTGACTCTGCTGCTAGCCACAACAATAGCAGGACAGTGATGAGCCACAGCTGAAAATAACTGAACATCTGAAAACGCTGCTTCTGAGTCAGCCTGTATTAATTACAAAGGGTGGGCACAAGGCTGTAAAAGCAGCCACACAGCCTAATGCAATCCAGTACCCCAACGACAAATACTACCTTTGTGATGTCTATAATGTTCACTTTTCAGAGCGTCAACAATTCAACTGATATTGACAAACATGTTGCAATACTATGCATAATACTGCAAAAATTACCACGAGTAAAACTTGTACATGTTCTATTTGTATTAAGTATGCAACGTTAAAATCACCATCCAGTTGGCTCCTGTTCATGACATTTTCTTCCAACCCTCAGCTAGTATTGTGAAAGCACAGCAGTCTCAGTAATTGTAAAttatacaaaaatgtgtttatttccaTAATAGATCGTTTCATCCAGCAAGTTAGTGTTGATTAACACTGCATTAGTAAAATCATATCTGCactttgcatttttttattcCCTCATACTGACACCtaccaacaaacaaaaaactaaataaaaagcaGACTTCATAAATCAGCTTTTGATtatttgctacaatgtaaatgaTGACAAACGTAATCTTTACAAAATGCATAAACATGCAAGTGGCCATTGTTAGggaaattttaaaataaattctaaAGTATGAAATTTGACGTACCTGAATTGAAGGAACCGAGACACATGAACAAAACTATTTGGGAAATAATTTTAGCTTTTGAAGGAGCCTCCGTCTCTGCCTTCATCTTGGGTCTCAAGCTTTGTTTTCCTCCCAGACAACCAGCATGATTCGTGACTCTGGGCAGGACGGAGAACACAAGTCGTTCATTCAGACTCTGCTGGGACTGAGTACATGTTGTTCTCAAAAGCCAACAGAGGCAggacaaaagtgtgtgtgtgtatgtgtgtctagaTGTCTGTTTTGTACAGTTGCTAAGCTAAAGCTGTTAGctttatgtttttattgcaaCAATACCTGATATGTTCATAAACAGAACAAAATCTTCAACATCGTCAGTGTTCATCACCCCACAATATGAGTGTATTAGTGTTGTTTAAACAAACATGTTGTTGTTAGTCTTTCAATGGTGGGGCTAAACTTGTAAAttataaagtgataaaaagaagAAGTTTATCCTCTGGGAAGCAAGAATGCACTCTGTAAATATAATGGCAATTGGCTCATTAGACTATTATATGTATTCCCGGTGTACAAGCTGACATTTGGGTCCAGTGTTGGTGCTAAAGGAAAAGGCAGGAGGTGTCACCAAAACATGGATTAATAATCTGGAGACCATGAATATCTATGGTTTTCAAGACAAAGTTTCACAGACTCAAGGGTTGCTCAAATGGTCCCGTTGGTAATGGAAAGGTCGGGGGGGGGATCACCAAGATTATTAGCAATCATCCTacggggaccatgaatgtccaTATTGGGAATTTTGCCAATATTTGTAACATATATAGTATTTTACTTTGAACCAAACTATTGGACAAGCAGATGGATCGATTTACCGGCCAACCAACTGACCAACCAACCAGCTAACATGGCCATCCTCAGACCCTACTAGTTGGGacataaatgtttgttttacctGCATTCTGTTGCTGAGTTTATGTTAGAAGAATATCATGCCTAAATCCAGTTAATGAAAACTTTCCATTTGCTGTTCTCaccaatgttttttcttttgtcacaCAGAAAGTCATGCATTTCATGTTTCTTTGTTGTCTGGAGCAAACAGTAAGGCCAGCTAGATGGCATTAGCTACAGACAAGGGCTAACTCCGGACAAAAATATACCTTACATGCAGTCACCAAAACACATTGTGTGTATCACACAAGGGATATTTCAGGGATATTTGAAACATGCATAGTTTATGTATATCCATTTTCACTTGCTAGCAGTGTTTTTCCTGCCTTTAGCTGGCACAGTGCTGTATTTCTTGGCACATCATCCTTACCTTACATTTCATATGATACCATTGGCAGGAGTGTGTATTGCATTACCCACATGCACAAACCACAAATGCCTTACCGcacatattatatacattatgaTGACTACGGATGTGTCGTACAacgttattttttatgtatttatttttttagacattttaatgcagaaatagtatataatatatCTTTAACAGCAGATACTGAATGTGTCTAAGACTAATTTCCTTTGGGACAATCAAGTCAATCTCATCTTAAAAGTTAGGAGATCAC from Sander lucioperca isolate FBNREF2018 chromosome 13, SLUC_FBN_1.2, whole genome shotgun sequence encodes:
- the LOC116056055 gene encoding hepatocyte cell adhesion molecule-like isoform X2 → MKAETEAPSKAKIISQIVLFMCLGSFNSGGVLAVNMTIPNTLIRGTLGGEALLSVRYNSFSLDLPVIKWQLKREKSVTVVQSIGTDIIGTLRPEYRDRILVFENGTLLLHNLRISDDGTYDVEISITDDTFTGEGSITLTVDESISRPYIHMEASSVLELSENVVLNCSHENGTRTTYRWFKGGKPLTNMTRFVLSPDQKFLTITRVLMGDDDTYSCAVENPVGNVTSLPIRLTVYRRSSLYIILSTGGIFLLITLVTVCACWTPSKKKRHPARKPLTRLYDHADLSPINHTDDVLPKMTAHNGINAVTSLYILQQK
- the LOC116056055 gene encoding hepatocyte cell adhesion molecule-like isoform X1, which gives rise to MKAETEAPSKAKIISQIVLFMCLGSFNSGGVLAVNMTIPNTLIRGTLGGEALLSVRYNSFSLDLPVIKWQLKREKSVTVVQSIGTDIIGTLRPEYRDRILVFENGTLLLHNLRISDDGTYDVEISITDDTFTGEGSITLTVDESISRPYIHMEASSVLELSENVVLNCSHENGTRTTYRWFKGGKPLTNMTRFVLSPDQKFLTITRVLMGDDDTYSCAVENPVGNVTSLPIRLTVYRRSSLYIILSTGGIFLLITLVTVCACWTPSKKKRHPARKPLTRLYDHADLSPINHTDDVLPKMTAHNGINAVTSLYILQQKEPSMDDSSSNSIGSPSSELDNPPCYTSCPNYTGSLTQSNGSPARSSHSYT